The DNA segment TGCTCTCCAGTGGAGCATTATGAATTACATTGCATCCTGCCCCACCTATACCGATGATCTTAGCGATCGGACGTTTAAATGTATAGGAATCTGGATCGATGGGCAGAGACATACGAGCCGTCAACCCGGGAGAGTGATGTCATCTTTACACATGAAGATTTCCAAGAGAGAGATTAACAATCCATCAAACGCGATCTTCGAGCTTTACGGACATATTTTTAAATACCATGTATTTCCAAAATGACGCTACATGGTATACCAACAAAATGATAAAAACACTGAAGCTAGACCCTTCGGTTGCTTTTTCGATGTTTACGGTTTCGATGAGAAATTCCTACCGAGCCTAAATTGTAATAACTGTCCGATAAGTGGAATGATGTGTGAATACAAAGTGTACGTAAACGCAGCGAGACTCGCAAGCATCGTCTCAACGCTCAAGAAAATTGAGATTATTTCTGATCCGTAACTTTCTTAAACACATTAGAAAATCTTTCTTATTAGGTGGGTATTAGCATTATCGGCGTTTCTCAAATCATCTTCACATCATGGAAAATCGGCTGGAAGGTGGAGAGTCCGTGACACATATCGGTAGAATTGTGGGCACTAGAGTTATGGAAATTAGATTTCGAACGAGATCTAGTGAGAATCTGCAGGTCGGTGAATTGCTGGTAGTCGATGAGGAGAACAATGGAATAAGATATTTCATTAGAGTTACAGACATTGAGTATGGCGCTGATGCCGATAGAGACGACTGGCTCATAAGAGAAGCTGGAGGAATGCTCAGGAGAGACTTTTCAGGTGAAATCCAGAATTTTGACGAATTACAGAATCGACTTTACAGAATTGGTGTCTGCATGCCATTGGGATACTTCTCAGAGAATTCGTTCAAAAAGACAAAATCGATACCCTCGCATTTTTCAAAAGTAAGACGAGCAAACGAGGCAGATTACGGATTTTTGCGTAGGTTTTTGGGAGATATAGAGGTTGGAAAACTAAGATCCGGTGATAAAGTACTTGACTTCCCAGTAGGGATTTCTGGTCTTGCATTTCCCCATCATATTGGTATTTTTGCAACAACTGGCATGGGTAAAAGTAATTTGATGAAGGATCTCGCGCTTTCCTGCATGAAGCTTCGCCGATATGGTTTCCTTATTTTCGATCCACACGGAGAATATTACGATGGTGGCGAAGTCGGAAAAAAGGGTCTTAAACATGCGAACATGCAGGACGCTCTTGAAGTATTCAGCTGTCGCCAACTAGATGGACCGCATTCAACGCTTCGATTATCTGCTAGGGAAATTGAGATCTCAGATCTTCAGAATTTGTACGAATTTAGTCAAGCTCAGATAGAGTGTCTGCAAGCTGCACAATTTGTCTACGGAGAAAACTGGCTTCAAGAACTCAATACTAGGGATGTCGAAAGGATATGCCGGGATATGGAAAACAAATTCCATGAAGGAACGATTAGCGTTATCAAAAGACGGCTTGAGAGTATTTTCAGATTTAACCTGATAACCTCTGATCCAAAGCTCTCGATTACAAAACACATCATCGAATGTCTTCACAATGCTAAGGTTGTTTTGGTTGATACTTCGAACCTTTATGAGGCAGAAGAGTTGTTAGTGTCAACTGTTATCTCAAGAGCAGTTTTTGAAAGACATAAATTATTATATGGAAACAAAGAGGAGTTTGAACGGATTCCGCCCATTTTAATCGCTATGGAGGAAGCACAAAGAGTCCTTTCTCAGGCGAGGGGGTCAATATTTGCGCAGATCGCAAGAGAGGGGAGGAAGTTTAAGGTTGGGTTATGCGCGATATCTCAACAGCCAAAACTCATCGATCCTGAAATTATCAGCCAGTTCAATACATTATTTATACTAGGTCTTGCTGATAAGAGGGATCGAGAAATACTCAGGAGCTCCGCAAAGCAGGACATTTCGCAAGTTGAGAACGAAATACAGATGCTCATGCCTGGTGAAGCAATTATCGCCTCGCCCTTCACACCCTTTGCAATTCCTGTCAAAATACATCTCTATGAGGATTTCATAAGTCAGTCTACACACAATGAAGCGGGCACGAAATCAAACAAAGAGAATATGGCGAAAGAGCATTTTGAATTCAGATTCTACTAATCTGATAAAAAGAAGAAGATCCCAAGGTGGTAAATGACATCTGAAAGTGCGCTACTCTCTGATATCGCGCTGGTACTGATAGTAGCCGGAACGTGCGCTGTCTTATTCTCAAAACTTAAGCTACCAGCAGTAATTGGCTATTTGGTCGCTGGTATACTACTTGGGCCGCATACTCCCTCAATCGGAGTTGTGCAAAATGTCGAATCCGTCAATCTGATGGCGAGCCTTGGTGTTATTCTGTTGATGTTCTCGATTGGTCTAGATTTCAGCCTTAAAAAACTTCGCAAGATTGGTCTTTTTTCCGTTATCGCCGGTTCAATTGAAATCCTCATTATGATGTCGCTTGGATACACCCTCGGAAATTTCCTTGGCTGGTCACATTCAGAGGCAATATTTCTAGGTGCGGTAATGTCGATTAGTAGCACCGCCATTATCATTAAAGTTCTTTCTGATCTAGGTAAGCTGGAGGATGGTTCGACTGAGGCGGTAATAGGGATACTTATTGTCGAAGATTTTGTGGCGGTCATGATACTGACACTGGCGGCTCCTACTACGAGTGGCCAGCATGTGAATGTAGAAGCTATTATGACAATGATTTTGAGCATCATCATCTTTGCTCTTGTCGGCATCATTCTTGGAGCGGCAACAATTCCAAGGATTATCGATTGGATTGCTAAGAAACATTCTGATGAGACTTTGCTTCTCGTGTCGCTAGGCATGTGCTTTGCAATGTCGCTCATTTCAATAGTTATCGGATTGAGCGTTGCAATCGGTGCATTTCTCATGGGGGCAATAATATCGCAATCTGACTATGTAGAAAGAGTCATTTTGAAAATAACACCTATAAAAGAAATGTTTGTCGCAATTTTCTTCGTCTCAATTGGCATGCTCATCGTCCCTGCCTACCTCGTAGAGAATTTGCTAGTTGCAATATTTATTGCAACGATCTTCATGATTGGGAAAGCGATAAGCGTAAGCTTTGCAAGCTACGTTGCAAATCTAGACATTCGCACATCTTTTCATGCTGGGTTAAACATGATTGTGATGGGAGAATTCTCATTTATCATTGCCAAGATGGCGGTTGATACCGGTGCCGCAGGTGAATTCTTCTACTCAACAGTTATCAGCATAGCGCTCATAACAGCACTTGTGTACCCTCTTAGCGTAGCGAAGTCGGATACGATTGTTGATATCTTTGAGAAGCGCACACCAAGATCTGTCAAAGCGGCGTTGAGCCTCATTGAAAGATTGCGCGCTGCCATGAGGGAAAAAATTGCTTCCTCTAACGATCTCAGAAAGAGTATCATGAAAGACATCAAATGGATTTTCATAGATATGACCATTATATTCGTCGTCACAGCAGCCGCAAATTATCTGTACAACTACACTGGTTTGATGCACGACCTGTCGGGCGTATCACCATTTCTCCCGTTGCTGCTGGTGAGCAGTATAACTGTCATTCTTCTTATTCCTCCTATTTACAGCATAGTAAGGCGCATCAGGGCAATCGTTGGGGTTGCTGTACATATCGTTTTGGAAACTGGAAGCTACAACAGTATAGGAAAGAAGATGATCGAGAAAGTTTTCATGAATTTATTCACGATCTTCATCGTCATAGTCTCATTTGTATACCTACTTTCCATCGTCCCAATTCCGCCAAATATGCCATACATTTCACCTCTCGTAGTGATTTTTGTTGGTATCGGTGTTGCCCTCGTTTTCAGAAGTACATTGAAGTCCGTTCATCAGAAAATGTCAGTTTTGCTTTCAAAAGGTATAATGGATGAAAGAGAGGATTCCAGAAGAATAAAATAGGAAAAGCCGCTTTTTCAATCTGGTATACGGGAAAAAATGCTGTGGAGGTTGAATCAAAGTGAAAATCGCACATATCTCAGACACTCATCTCGGTTACACAGCTTATTCAAAGGTGGACGAGGAAACTAGCCTCAACCAAAGAGAGATCGATGTTTTCAATGCATTTAGGCGCGTTATAGATGAAATCCTCAAAATAAAACCCGATCTTGTTCTCCATTCAGGTGATTTGTTCGATTCTGTTCGGCCAACAAACAGAGCGCTTTCTTTTGCAATTGAACAGATGCTACGCGTTACTGAGCAGGGAATTCCTATTATTGTTATTGCTGGGAATCATTCAACCCCACGGCTTCAGGAAACTGGAAGCGTTTTCAGAATATTTGAACACATAAAGGGAATCGTGCCTGTTTATAAGGGGTCTTACGAGAAAGTTCAGATTGGCGACGTCGCCATTCATGCAATTCCTCACTGCGAAAATGATCTCATGAGAAGAAATATTGAAAAGATAGAATTGGACAAGGGTGCAAAATACAACATAATGATGATGCATGTGGGCGTGATAGGATTAGGAGTTTTTCGTATGGATGAATTCAATGAGACGGTCATCCAGTCCTCATATCTGAAGAGAGAATTTGACTACATAGCACTTGGTCATTACCATGGCTTTTGTGAGGTCATAAACAATGCATTCTATGCAGGTTCAACGGAAAGGCTATCATTCGCAGAGGCAAATCAGAGGAAAGGATTCATTGTTTTGGATCTTGGCGAATGCAAGAGAAAATTCATAGAGATTCCAACGAGGGAAATGATTGACCTACCAGTCATCGACGCAATGCGGATGGATTCGATTACACTAAAAGAGGAGATCGAAAGAATTGTCGAGTCGCAACCGATAGAAGGAAAGATAGTCAGATTGAAGATCAAGAACTTGCGTAGTTCACTTTACAAAGCTTTGGACTTTGGCTGGATTAGAGAAATGACCAGATCTGCCCTCGTTTTCGATTTGAAATATGATCTCATCCAGGAGAATGTAGCGGTGCAGCAACCAACCGCTGTTGTCCGTTCTCTCCACGAAGAATTCATTTCGTTCTTAGAACGGTATCCATTGGAGGGTGTTAGCAAGGAGTCAATTAAGGAGTTAGGACTTGGCTATCTCCATAGGGGGATGGAACAATCAGATTGAGATATATGGAATTAGTGAACTACAGGAAGTTCAAACACTGTGCCATTGAATTTCCTGACGGTGTCATTGGAATCATTGGTCCAAATGGAGTAGGAAAGTCAAGTCTTATAGAGGCCATCGCCTGGGCAATTTATGGTAATGAAGCACCGATTGTCAGAACGACGAAAGAGGGCGTACTCAGAGCAAATGCTGGACCGAATGAAGAATGTCGAGTTTTTCTTGAGTTCGAGATAGCTGGCGATTTTTACAAACTCGAACGGTCAATGAAAGGTCGAGATCTCAAAGTTGATGCGAAGCTGATAGTCAACAACAAGCCACTTGCGAAAGGCGATAGAATTGTCACAGATGAGCTCACAAGGATACTTGGTATGGATTATAAGGCGTTTTTCATATCAGTTTTTGCGAGACAAAAGGATCTTGCTGCCTTGTCGGAACTGCAGCCGAGCGAAAGAAAGAAACTCATCCTCAGGATGCTCGAAATCGATGTGCTGGACAGCGTAGTTAGTGCAATAAGCAAAGATGTTGACTCGACTAGACGTGAACTGGAAATTATGTCGGCTCATCTGTTAGAGACAGACGGGAAAAAGAAAATAGATAAATTGAACGACGAGCTGAAATCGATGGGTATGAGGCTAAATGAAGAAAAACTAAAATATGAATCCTTAATGGAAAAATTAGCCAGCCAGGAGGAGTTGTTTCGATCAGCAAGAGCTCAGAGAGAAGCGATGAAAAGTAAAGAGCAGTTGTTTATACAGCTAAATCAACGTTGTATTGAAAAAAAGGAAAGGCTGGCCTCCTTCGATCGCAAAAGGAAAGAGCTTGAGGACGAAATCAGAAAACTTCGCAAGATCTCTGAGGAGCTCAGAGGGCTTGAACCAATCTACCTTTCATGCATCGAATTAGAAAAGAAGCGAGAAGAGCTTGATAGAATTCAACAGGCATTTGCAGAATCCAAGAGTACGAAAACCCAGCTTGATAAGGTTAGTCAGAAGATGAATACAATTCAGGCAGAGATTGAGGATAGAAGAAAACGACTAGCTGCATACAAAGACATTGAGAGCCGGATTCAAATCGTGGAAAGAACAATTTCAGAAGTTGAGAAAAAAATTAACGATGCAAAGTCTAACGCGAATATCTTAATATCTGACATTAAAAGAGAATTAGAGAACATCGAAGAAGCAAAGAGAAAACGAAAGGAGATTGCAAATCTTGGGCCTGAGGGGCTGTGTCCAATGTGCGAAAGACCCCTGGGCGAGCAACAGGTTTTGCTCCTCGATAAACTTCAAAGAGAAATAGAGCAGCTTGAGCAACTCATTAGAGAGAAGGAAGGTGAGATAGAAAACAATAGAATTATCATTAGAAAAGAAGAAGAGCGAAAAGAAGTGCTGGAAAAGAGGAGAATTGATCTGCTGAGGAAGCAAAAAGAAGAAATAAAGATCTCCGCAGACATTGAGCATCTTCAGGATGAATTGAGAAAATGCATTTTGGATAGGGATGAGCTGAAAAGAAAATTGGAAACACTTGGAGAAATCTCGTTTAATGAGGCGGAATACGAGCAAATCAAGAATAGAATAAGGAATCTGGAGGGAGAAAAACATCGCTATATAGAATTAGCTGCGCAGCTTAGGCGTCTTCCAGAGGCTGAAAAAGACCTGACGGAAATCAATGAGCGCTTGAGAATTGAAAGAGAATCGCTCGATAAGATCCAAGAGCAAATCGATTCCCTTTGTTATAATGAGAGCGAAGCGAAAGCAGTCTACGACAGTTACGATTCAGCGCTGAGGATGAAGCAAGAAGTTGAGATAGACGTAAAGGAAAAGGAGGGTGATATAAAGCTGATGGAATTTCAGATCAAAACTATTGAGCAGCAGATTGAAGAGATAAAGTCACAGGAGGAAAATCTTCTCATCGGAACAAAGAAACTGGAACAGCTTTCAGCGCTGGGCAATGTAATGAAAGCCTTTAAGGAAAACGTAATGGCAAGAATAGTTCCCACTTTATCTGAAATTTCATCATCCCTATTTAACGAGTTGACAGACTCGAAATTTGCCGGCATGGAGCTTGATGAAAAATACGAAATATATATCTTCGATGGCGGAGAACGATATCCTATCTCGAGATTTTCTGGAGGCGAAGCCGACCTTGCAAATCTTTGCCTAAGATTGGCAATTTCTAGAGTAATCGCAGAGAGGGCTGGCAGTAGCGTCAATTTTCTCATACTCGATGAGATTTTTGGCTCACAGGATCAGGTCAGAAAGCGAAATATCATGAGAACACTAAATCAGTTGTCGAAGCAATTCAATCAAATCATATTGATCACACATATTGAGGACATAAGAGAATTTATGACTCATGTAATCAATGTAATAGAAAAAGAAGACGGAACGAGCGAAATCAGTATTATGGCCTGATTTCACTCACGTGTATCTGTTTCGTAGATTTTTCTTTATTTTTCCCAGATCTTACTGAGATCAACGTGTTCCCTAACGGCTTTGGTGATTAAATCGATCTTCCTTTGATCGTCAGGAGCGATTCTAGCAATCAAATGTTCGACCATTTCAGCCGTGGTTGCCGTGTCGTAACGAACAAGCAGAACCGGAATTTGCTCCTCATAGGCCTTTGCAATTACAGTTTTTTCCGGATAAAGACCACCTGTGAGGATCAAACAGGAAGTATCCGTTGACAATGCTGCAATTTGTATATCGGATCTGTCACCTCCAGTAATTACAGCCTTCCTTGCAACACGCCTCAAATACTTGATAGCGGTTTCGGGCCGCATCGCACCGATCATAACTTCTTCAACGATTTTGTCGAGGCCTTGTTCGCCAACGATGACGTCTGCACCAAGCGCATCTGCAACTTCTTTAACCCGATAATATTTCAATTCGCGGAGAGTAGGGATTGATCCGAGAACTGGAATCCCCTTCTCGGCAAGGAGAGCTTCATATGCCGGATCGTCCGTCTTATTAAGAATGACACCTCTGAAATTGACTTCATATGATTCCATGAGACGCTTCAGCAACCCTACGGATTCAATTGCTTGCGGCTGCGAAGTCGAAACAAGCACTACATCGGCACCGACCGCCTCAGAGAACGCAAGACCTGATACATCGTGTAAATATCCTGTTTGAATGATCCTTGCTCCCTCTATTAACATATAATCACATTCGCATTTCACCCGTTCATATGCGCTGAGAAGTTTATCCATCAATGCGGGTTTGAAGAGATCATATCGAATCGGTGATAATGCTTCTTCGTCCTGTCCCAAATTCAAAGCTTTTTTCATTAAATGCGCATCCATGTCAACAAGCCGATCATCAACGGATATTACGTCTTCCTTGAACGGTTTGAAATATCCCACCCTGCCTGGACAGTTCTTGGCAAGTCCAAGCGACACCATTGTTTTGCCTGCTCTCTCTACCACAGCTCCTAAATAAATCGCTTTCACCTACTCTCCCTCCTAATTGTAACGAGCGCATCTACAGCGCCACAACCTTTTCCTTCATCCCCTACGATTACTGGGTTGATCTCCAGCTCGGAGATTTCAGGGAAGTCCAGTGCTATCTGGGCAACCCTAAATACGACATCTTTAAGTGATTCGATATCGGCAGGCTTCTTTCCCCTTGCGCCCGTGAGTATCGGAAAAGCCTTGATCGATTGAATCATGGTATTGACATCAGATGGAGTCAACGGTGCGATTCTTTGAGATACGTCCTTCAGTATCTCGACAAATATCCCTCCAAGACCAAATGTAATTACTGGACCGAACTGCGGATCCCTGACCATGCCAACGATGACCTCACGGCCAGTAATCATCTGCTGAATTGATATGCCTATTATTCGTGCCCTTGGTGCTATGCTTCTAGTTCGAGATAGTATGATATCGAACTGCTTGCGTACTTCATCAGGTGACTTTATATTGATGGAAACTCCGCCGACATCTGTCTTGTGAAAGATATCCGGAGATACAATTTTCATCACAACAGGGTATCCAAGTCTGTTTGCAATTTCAACAGCCTCTTCTGGTGTTTTAGCAATTCCCTCGCCAGGCACTGGTATTCCATAAGCTCGGAAGATTTCTTTGCCTTCTTCTTCACTGAGTGAGGTCCTCCCTTCTGCTACCACGCGATCGAGCAGTTCTCTTACCTTCTTTGTATCGCCTTTGATCAACACAGGTCCACTCTCTACCCTGATATTTTTAATACGTGCATATCTAACCATTCCGCTAAGTGCGAACATTGCCCTATCAGGCGATTCGTAATTAGGAATCCCCGCTTCGCTCAGTATCTTAATGCCAGCCTCACAATCCTTTCCACCAACAAAAGCTGTAACAATGGGGATCTTCGTCTTTCCAGCAAATGAAGCTATGATTTTTGCAGTCGCAGGGATATCGACGAGATCGGTGGGAGCGAGCATCACTGCAATACATGATACATTTTCATCTTCCATTACAGTCTTAATTGCAAATTCATATCTTGCCGCATCAGCATCGCCTATGACATCAACAGGATTGTAGAAATTTGCCTGCTCAGGCAATCTGCTTTTCAACTTTGAAATAGTTTCGGGGGAAAATGAGGCGAGCGTCAGACCGTGATCAGCTGCAGCATCGGCAGCCATTACGCCTAGTCCTCCTGCGTTCGTTACGATCGCAACCTTATCACCTGTTGGCAGCGGCATATTCGAAAAGACCAGCAGCAAATCAAATAGCTGGTCAATTGTCTTGACGCGAACGATGCCAGCTTGATCCATCGCTGCATCATATACTGCATCGCTACCAGAAAGCGCTCCGGTGTGTGATGAAGCCGCTTTCGCACCGGAGCTAGTTCTTCCCGCTTTTAAAGCGATGATAGGCTTGCTTCTAGTTGTAAGCGATGCTTGACGCATGAACTCAGTGCCACGATCCGTTCCCTCAATGTACATCGCGATGGCTTTTGTGTAGTCATCATTTCGGAGATACGCAAGCAGATCAGCTTCATCGATGTCAACTTTGTTACCAACACTGATGAATTTTGCAAAGCCGATTCTGTTTTGTGAAGCCCAGTCTAAAATTGTCGTGCAGATTGCACCAGATTGCGACATTATGGAAATTGTCCCTTCTTTTGGATAATTTCTTGTAAACGTCGCATTCATATTGTGATGAGTGTTGATCAGTCCGAGGCAGTTCGGGCCAAGAATGTTGATACCATACTTCCTGCCGATCTCTCCCACTTTTCTCTCGAGTTCAGCCCCTTCTTTTCCGCTTTCTTTGAATCCCGAAGTTATAATGATGGCAGACTTAACACCCTTATGGCCTGCCTCTTCCATGATTTTTGGTACTAGTACATTCGGAACAACGACAATCGCAAGGTCGATTTCATCTGGTATAGCAGTCAAGGATGCATAACATTTGAGTCCCAAGATTACATCTGCCTTCGGATTAACAGGGTAGATTCTTCCTTCGAAACCTGAAGCTATAAGATTTTTGACAACAACGTGCCCAACCTTTGTTTCTTCTCTCGCGGCACCGACGACCGCTATGGATTTTGGTTCAAACAACGTTTTCATTTCAAATCTCCCTGCGTCGATTTTGCCTACGCCGAATTAGATACCTATATTTCTAGATTATGTTTCAATTCTGAATCACTCGATACGAGAATCGAACCATATCTGCCGAGTTTCATCTGACTCTGAACCTGTACATCCTTTTGGCGATGAGGTATCGAAAGGAGATCCATCATTTGAAGAGCATTCTTCACTGCTTTTGCACTACCGTGATTATTGAAATAAACCCTAACCTCTGCTGCAGCATTTTTCATTCTTCCGATTCTTTCTTGCCAGGGTCTTAGTTGATCCAAGCTATACAAATAATCGTATCGATTTATTCGAGGATCATCCTCCCTTTCTTCACTGAACCAAATGTCGTAATTACGACCATGAAATCGAATGTAAACATGATTTGATGTCAGTTCATCTATGAAGGGAAATCCGGGCCCATCAACCACCACAATAGCGACCTTATGCTCCCTCAGAATATCTACAACATCTTCAATTACATGCTCTCGAATTCCATCAAGCCATGAATTATGACGGAATTCGATTGCGTACTTGAACTTGTCACACGAGAGTGAATAGAGAAGTGATGAAAGCATTCTAAGCGAGCTATCAGAATACTTGAAATGAGGTGAGAGTTGTAAAAGCGCAGCTCCAAGAAGACCCTTCTCTTCAAGTGGAGAAAGACAAATTCTTTCGAACGAAAGCGCTTGATTGATGGCAGCTTCGCAATCTCCTTGAACCAATGATTCGTGAGTGACGACTCGCGGAATTTTGACCGAAAATTCGAATTCTCCGAATAACAGTCCTTTTGAAATCCATGATCTTACAAGAAATTCGCTCGGCGGTCTGTAGAAGGTGCTGTTTATCTCGACGGTCTTAAAAAACTGCGCATAATATCGCAACCACTCTTCTTTCTTTTTTGCGAGATAAAGAGGGTAGAAACGCCCAATCCAATCGTCGTATGACCAGCCACTGCATCCTATGAGTACACTCATCGTGTTTCTATTGTTCATCTCCCGATAAAAAGTTTCTCAATCGGTTCAAGATGATATTTGGAAGTATGTCGCGATTTTCAAAGGTTGCTACATAAAGCTCTACATCAGACCTCATCTTGATCTCATCAAAGAAATCCTCTTTGCCTTTTTCAGATACCGTTGCTATGACGACATTTTGTGAGTCAAGGGCCAATACTACGAGTGATCTGAACAGCGGCGACAAGACTTCCATTTTTCCAATTTCATCGATTACCACAATCTTCTCAGACCTTATCGCTTCGGCAATTGATGTTACCGCTATATTGTTGATTTCCTGCAGATTCACACCATATTTTCCGACTTTTGGAGCGCCGCTTAGCGAAATGCTAGCCAAAACTCCTGTTTTACCATCGAGCGACACGATTTTAAACCCCACTCTGATTCCTTCAGATCTGATCTCCTCAGTGTAAAATCCTCCGCATCTTTCCCCGAGTTTCTCCACGACTTTCTTAATTACTGTTGTTTTTCCCACTCCTGGTATGCCAGTGATCAGGATATTCTTTGCAAGACCCATTTTTTGCCTCCTACTTTGGAGAGAAACCGGTTGTTGTGCGCATTTTTGGAAGAAGACATCTAAGTTTATATAGTGAACACAGATTAATATCAATTGCCTGAGATGTCTCTGATATTCTCAGGCATACGGGTACCGATAATAATGGGTCGCTCCAGGAACTCCGATGTGACATCGGGTCATGACTGGGGACCAACCCCGGTACTCTACAATCCCCAGCCTGGGTCAATGTGGTGAGTTGGGTGATTCCCTGCGATGACCCAATTTGTTAAGGCTGGGGAACAAAGATTTTGGAATTTATGATAATCGATTGAGATGCCTAAATGATCCTCGAAATGTTAATCATCGAAGAATTCCATTCATTTAACGTTGGTCAGGTTTATTAGAAAGGGTGAATGCAATCGGTGTGGAGATTGCTGCAAACCGCGCTTCGAAATTGATGAAGAGGCCAGAAATTTCTATTTAAATAATGGATTACCAGAGAACGGACAATGCCAGTTTCTGGCACTAATTGATAACGTGTGGACATGCACAATTTATTCAAAGAGACCTTCGTTTTGTGAAGCATTCCCATGGCACCCAGATCAACTCAAGGGACTGCCAAAGTGTTCTTATTATTTCGAATTAGAGAAGGATTAGCGCAGATAGACTGATCCCAACCTCTTACTCCAGAACCAATCGTTATCTGTTGATGCTTCTTCCCTTGCTCTGAGATACTGCTCTATTTTGCACTCCACGTCATCTGCTAAACTGACAGCAACTGCTTCAGGAAAAACGGGAATCTTTGGAGATCCAAATTCAGGCTTTCCGTGATGGCTCAAAATAATATGGCAAATCTTGAGTTTCAGAGAGCGGGGAAACTCGGTGA comes from the Methanomassiliicoccales archaeon genome and includes:
- a CDS encoding acetate--CoA ligase family protein, whose translation is MKTLFEPKSIAVVGAAREETKVGHVVVKNLIASGFEGRIYPVNPKADVILGLKCYASLTAIPDEIDLAIVVVPNVLVPKIMEEAGHKGVKSAIIITSGFKESGKEGAELERKVGEIGRKYGINILGPNCLGLINTHHNMNATFTRNYPKEGTISIMSQSGAICTTILDWASQNRIGFAKFISVGNKVDIDEADLLAYLRNDDYTKAIAMYIEGTDRGTEFMRQASLTTRSKPIIALKAGRTSSGAKAASSHTGALSGSDAVYDAAMDQAGIVRVKTIDQLFDLLLVFSNMPLPTGDKVAIVTNAGGLGVMAADAAADHGLTLASFSPETISKLKSRLPEQANFYNPVDVIGDADAARYEFAIKTVMEDENVSCIAVMLAPTDLVDIPATAKIIASFAGKTKIPIVTAFVGGKDCEAGIKILSEAGIPNYESPDRAMFALSGMVRYARIKNIRVESGPVLIKGDTKKVRELLDRVVAEGRTSLSEEEGKEIFRAYGIPVPGEGIAKTPEEAVEIANRLGYPVVMKIVSPDIFHKTDVGGVSINIKSPDEVRKQFDIILSRTRSIAPRARIIGISIQQMITGREVIVGMVRDPQFGPVITFGLGGIFVEILKDVSQRIAPLTPSDVNTMIQSIKAFPILTGARGKKPADIESLKDVVFRVAQIALDFPEISELEINPVIVGDEGKGCGAVDALVTIRRESR
- a CDS encoding NTPase — encoded protein: MGLAKNILITGIPGVGKTTVIKKVVEKLGERCGGFYTEEIRSEGIRVGFKIVSLDGKTGVLASISLSGAPKVGKYGVNLQEINNIAVTSIAEAIRSEKIVVIDEIGKMEVLSPLFRSLVVLALDSQNVVIATVSEKGKEDFFDEIKMRSDVELYVATFENRDILPNIILNRLRNFLSGDEQ
- a CDS encoding DUF72 domain-containing protein, whose amino-acid sequence is MSVLIGCSGWSYDDWIGRFYPLYLAKKKEEWLRYYAQFFKTVEINSTFYRPPSEFLVRSWISKGLLFGEFEFSVKIPRVVTHESLVQGDCEAAINQALSFERICLSPLEEKGLLGAALLQLSPHFKYSDSSLRMLSSLLYSLSCDKFKYAIEFRHNSWLDGIREHVIEDVVDILREHKVAIVVVDGPGFPFIDELTSNHVYIRFHGRNYDIWFSEEREDDPRINRYDYLYSLDQLRPWQERIGRMKNAAAEVRVYFNNHGSAKAVKNALQMMDLLSIPHRQKDVQVQSQMKLGRYGSILVSSDSELKHNLEI